A region of Oryzias latipes chromosome 18, ASM223467v1 DNA encodes the following proteins:
- the LOC111946344 gene encoding uncharacterized protein LOC111946344, whose product MSPSLTTSSTALTTTETSTSDSFTTIPFVATSNTPPTSTIETSTAFTSAKTSTSSASASTASTSTSAQTTITFGSTTATDETTTTLSASTTFTTFPTETTAISTTSFSSTASTSSTSTPFKFASTSPTFSATISSQTTSPSLTTSSTALTTTETSTDSFTSTPFVATSTTPPTSTIETSTAFTSAKTSTSSTSASTASTSTSAQTTITFGSTTATDETTTTSSASTTFTTFPTENTAISTTSFSSTASTSSTSTPFTFALTSPTFSATISSQTTSPSLTTSSTALTTTETSTSDSFTTTPFVATSTTPPTSIIETSTAFTSAKTSTSSASASTASTSTSAQTTITFGSTTATDETTTTSSASTTFTTFPTETTAISTTSFSSTASTSSTSTPLTFASTSPTFSATISSQTTSPSLTTSSTALTTTETSTTDSFTTTPFVATSTTPPTSTIETSPAFTSAKTSTSSASASTASTSTSAQTTITFGSTTATDETTTTSSASTTFTTFPTETTAISTTSFSSTVSTSSTSTPFTLASTSPTFSATISSKTTSPSLTTSSTALTTTETSTDSFTSTPFVATSTTPPTSTIETSTAFTSAKTSTSSTSASTASTSTSAQTTITFGSTTATDETTTTSSASTTFTTFPTENTAISTTSFSSTASTSSTSTPFTFASTSPTFSATISSQTMSPSLTTSSTALTTTETSTSDSFTTIPFVATSNTPPTSTIETSTAFTSAKTSTSSASASTASTSTSAQTTITFGSTTATDETTTTLSASTTFTTFPTETTAISTTSFSSTASTSSTSTPFKFASTSPTFSATISSQTTSPSLTTSSTALTTTETSTDSFTSTPFVATSTTPPTSTIETSTAFTSAKTSTSSTSASTASTSTSAQTTITFGSTTATDETTTTSSASTTFTTFPTENTAISTTSFSSTASTSSTSTPFTFALTSPTFSATISSQTTSPSLTTSSTALTTTETSTSDSFTTTPFVATSTTPPTSIIETSTAFTSAKTSTSSASASTASTSTSAQTTITFGSTTATDETKTTSSASTTFTTFPTETTAISTTSFSSTASTSSTSTPLTFASTSPTFSATISSQTTSPSLTTSSTALTTTETSTTDSFTTTPFVATSTTPPTSTIETSPAFTSAKTSTSSASASTASTSTSAQTTITFGSTTATDETTTTSSASTTFTTFPTETTAISTTSFSSTVSTSSTSTPFTLASTSPTFSATISSKTTSPSLTTSSTALTTTETSTDSFTSTPFVATSTTPPTSTIETSTAFTSAKTSTSSTSASTASTSTSAQTTITFGSTTATDETTTTSSASTTFTTFPTENTAISTTSFSSTASTSSTSTPFTFASTSPTFSATISSQTMSPSLTTSSTALTTTETSTSDSFTTIPFVATSNTPPTSTIETSTAFTSAKTSTSSASASTASTSTSAQTTITFGSTTATDETTTTLSASTTFTTFPTETTAISTTSFSSTASTSSTSTPFKFASTSPTFSATISSQTTSPSLTTSSTALTTTETSTDSFTSTPFVATSTTPPTSTIETSTAFTSAKTSTSSTSASTASTSTSAQTTITFGSTTATDETTTTSSASTTFTTFPTENTAISTTSFSSTASTSSTSTPFTFALTSPTFSATISSQTTSPSLTTSSTALTTTETSTSDSFTTTPFVATSTTPPTSIIETSTAFTSAKTSTSSASASTASTSTSAQTTITFGSTTATDETTTTSSASTTFTTFPTETTAISTTSFSSTASTSSTSTPLTFASTSPTFSATISSQTTSPSLTTSSTALTTTETSTTDSFTTTPFVATSTTPPTSTIETSPAFTSAKTSTSSASASTASTSTSAQTTITFGSTTATDETTTTSSASTTFTTFPTETTAISTTSFSSTVSTSSTSTPFTLASTSPTFSATISSKTTSPSLTTSSTALTTTETSTDSFTSTPFVATSTTPPTSTIETSTAFTSAKTSTSSTSASTASTSTSAQTTITFGSTTATDETTTTSSASTTFTTFPTENTAISTTSFSSTASTSSTSTPFTFASTSPTFSATISSQTTSPSLTTSSTALTTTETSTSDSFTTIPFVATSNTPPTSTIETSTAFTSAKTSTSSASASTASTSTSAQTTITFGSTTATDETTTTSSASTTFTTFPTETTAISTTSFSSTASTSSTSTPFKFASTSPTFSATISSQTTSPSLTTSSTALTTTETSTSDSFTTTPFVATSTTPPTSTIETSTAFTSAKTSTSSASASTASTSTSAQTTITFGSTTATDETTTTSSASTTFTTFPTETTAISTTSFSSTASTSSTSTPLTFASTSPTFSATISSQTTSPSLTTSTALTTTETSTTDSFTTTTFVATSTTPPTSTIETSTAFTSAKTSTSSASASTASTSTSAQTTITFGSTTATDETTTTSSASTTFTTFPTETTAISTTSFSSTPSTSSRSTPFTFASTSPTFSATISSQTSSPSLTTSSTALTTTETSKTDSFTTTPFVATSTTPPTSTIETSTAFTSAKTSTSSASASTASTSTSAQTTITFGSTTATDETTTTSSASTTFTTFPTETTAISTTSFSSTASTSSTSTPFTFASTSPTFSATISSQTTSPSLTTSSTALTTTETSTTDSFTYNPFYHRYFHNKLFKHCLNFIYINAVYICFNKSYVFRNNIFPDYVSLSNYIINSFNHNRNLNIRFFHHNPFYHRYFHNKLFKHCLNFIYINAAYICFNKSYVFRNNIFPDYVSLSNYIINSFNDNRNLNNRFFHHNPFSTEETTTTSSASTTFTTFPTETTAISTTSFSSTASTSSTSTPLTFASTSPTFSATISSQTTSPSLTTSSTALTTTETSTTDSFTTTPFVATSTTPPTSHN is encoded by the exons ATGTCTCCCTCTCTAACTACATCATCAACAGCTTTAACGACAACAGAAACCTCAACATCAGATTCTTTCACCACAATCCCTTTTGTAGCAACATCTAATACACCACCCACTAGCACAATTGAAACTAGCACTGCTTTTACCTCAGCAAAAACTTCTACTTCATCAGCAAGTGCTTCCACTGCATCTACCAGCACTTCAGCGCAAACAACAATTACATTTGGCTCGACAACAGCCAcagatgaaaccacaacaacGTTGTCTGCAAGTACAACATTCACAACCTTTCCTACAGAGACCACCGCTATTTCCACAACAAGCTTTTCAAGCACTGCCTCAACTTCATCTACATCAACGCCGTTTAAATTTGCTTCAACAAGTCCTACGTTTTCCGCAACAATATCTTCCCAGACTACGTCTCCCTCTCTAACTACATCATCAACAGCTTTAACCACAACAGAAACCTCAACAGATTCTTTCACCTCAACCCCTTTTGTAGCAACATCTACAACACCACCCACTAGCACAATTGAAACCAGCACTGCTTTTACCTCAGCAAAAACTTCTACTTCATCAACAAGTGCTTCCACTGCATCTACCAGCACTTCAGCGCAAACAACTATTACATTTGGCTCGACAACAGCCAcagatgaaaccacaacaacGTCGTCTGCAAGTACAACATTCACAACCTTTCCTACAGAGAACACCGCTATTTCCACAACAAGCTTTTCAAGCACTGCCTCAACTTCATCTACATCAACGCCGTTTACATTTGCTTTAACAAGTCCTACGTTTTCCGCAACAATATCTTCCCAGACTACGTCTCCCTCTCTAACTACATCATCAACAGCTTTAACCACAACAGAAACCTCAACATCAGATTCTTTCACCACAACCCCTTTTGTAGCAACATCTACAACACCACCCACTAGCATAATTGAAACTAGCACTGCTTTTACCTCAGCAAAAACTTCTACTTCATCAGCAAGTGCTTCCACTGCATCTACCAGCACTTCAGCGCAAACAACAATTACATTTGGCTCGACAACAGCCAcagatgaaaccacaacaacGTCGTCTGCAAGTACAACATTCACAACCTTTCCTACAGAGACCACCGCTATTTCCACAACAAGCTTTTCAAGCACTGCCTCAACTTCATCTACATCAACGCCGCTTACATTTGCTTCAACAAGTCCTACGTTTTCCGCAACAATATCTTCCCAGACTACGTCTCCCTCTCTAACTACATCATCAACAGCTTTAACGACAACAGAAACCTCAACAACAGATTCTTTCACCACAACCCCTTTTGTAGCAACATCTACAACACCACCCACTAGCACAATTGAAACCAGCCCTGCTTTTACCTCAGCAAAAACTTCTACTTCATCAGCAAGTGCTTCCACTGCTTCTACCAGCACTTCAGCGCAAACAACAATTACATTTGGCTCGACAACAGCCAcagatgaaaccacaacaacGTCGTCTGCAAGTACAACATTCACAACCTTTCCTACAGAGACCACCGCTATTTCCACAACAAGCTTTTCAAGCACTGTCTCAACTTCATCTACATCAACGCCATTTACATTGGCTTCAACAAGTCCTACGTTTTCCGCAACAATATCTTCCAAGACTACGTCTCCCTCTCTAACTACATCATCAACAGCTTTAACCACAACAGAAACCTCAACAGATTCTTTCACCTCAACCCCTTTTGTAGCAACATCTACAACACCACCCACTAGCACAATTGAAACCAGCACTGCTTTTACCTCAGCAAAAACTTCTACTTCATCAACAAGTGCTTCCACTGCATCTACCAGCACTTCAGCGCAAACAACTATTACATTTGGCTCGACAACAGCCAcagatgaaaccacaacaacGTCGTCTGCAAGTACAACATTCACAACCTTTCCTACAGAGAACACCGCTATTTCCACAACAAGCTTTTCAAGCACTGCCTCAACTTCATCTACATCAACGCCGTTTACATTTGCTTCAACAAGTCCTACGTTTTCCGCAACAATATCTTCCCAGACTATGTCTCCCTCTCTAACTACATCATCAACAGCTTTAACGACAACAGAAACCTCAACATCAGATTCTTTCACCACAATCCCTTTTGTAGCAACATCTAATACACCACCCACTAGCACAATTGAAACTAGCACTGCTTTTACCTCAGCAAAAACTTCTACTTCATCAGCAAGTGCTTCCACTGCATCTACCAGCACTTCAGCGCAAACAACAATTACATTTGGCTCGACAACAGCCAcagatgaaaccacaacaacGTTGTCTGCAAGTACAACATTCACAACCTTTCCTACAGAGACCACCGCTATTTCCACAACAAGCTTTTCAAGCACTGCCTCAACTTCATCTACATCAACGCCGTTTAAATTTGCTTCAACAAGTCCTACGTTTTCCGCAACAATATCTTCCCAGACTACGTCTCCCTCTCTAACTACATCATCAACAGCTTTAACCACAACAGAAACCTCAACAGATTCTTTCACCTCAACCCCTTTTGTAGCAACATCTACAACACCACCCACTAGCACAATTGAAACCAGCACTGCTTTTACCTCAGCAAAAACTTCTACTTCATCAACAAGTGCTTCCACTGCATCTACCAGCACTTCAGCGCAAACAACTATTACATTTGGCTCGACAACAGCCAcagatgaaaccacaacaacGTCGTCTGCAAGTACAACATTCACAACCTTTCCTACAGAGAACACCGCTATTTCCACAACAAGCTTTTCAAGCACTGCCTCAACTTCATCTACATCAACGCCGTTTACATTTGCTTTAACAAGTCCTACGTTTTCCGCAACAATATCTTCCCAGACTACGTCTCCCTCTCTAACTACATCATCAACAGCTTTAACCACAACAGAAACCTCAACATCAGATTCTTTCACCACAACCCCTTTTGTAGCAACATCTACAACACCACCCACTAGCATAATTGAAACTAGCACTGCTTTTACCTCAGCAAAAACTTCTACTTCATCAGCAAGTGCTTCCACTGCATCTACCAGCACTTCAGCGCAAACAACAATTACATTTGGCTCGACAACAgccacagatgaaaccaaaacaacGTCGTCTGCAAGTACAACATTCACAACCTTTCCTACAGAGACCACCGCTATTTCCACAACAAGCTTTTCAAGCACTGCCTCAACTTCATCTACATCAACGCCGCTTACATTTGCTTCAACAAGTCCTACGTTTTCCGCAACAATATCTTCCCAGACTACGTCTCCCTCTCTAACTACATCATCAACAGCTTTAACGACAACAGAAACCTCAACAACAGATTCTTTCACCACAACCCCTTTTGTAGCAACATCTACAACACCACCCACTAGCACAATTGAAACCAGCCCTGCTTTTACCTCAGCAAAAACTTCTACTTCATCAGCAAGTGCTTCCACTGCTTCTACCAGCACTTCAGCGCAAACAACAATTACATTTGGCTCGACAACAGCCAcagatgaaaccacaacaacGTCGTCTGCAAGTACAACATTCACAACCTTTCCTACAGAGACCACCGCTATTTCCACAACAAGCTTTTCAAGCACTGTCTCAACTTCATCTACATCAACGCCATTTACATTGGCTTCAACAAGTCCTACGTTTTCCGCAACAATATCTTCCAAGACTACGTCTCCCTCTCTAACTACATCATCAACAGCTTTAACCACAACAGAAACCTCAACAGATTCTTTCACCTCAACCCCTTTTGTAGCAACATCTACAACACCACCCACTAGCACAATTGAAACCAGCACTGCTTTTACCTCAGCAAAAACTTCTACTTCATCAACAAGTGCTTCCACTGCATCTACCAGCACTTCAGCGCAAACAACTATTACATTTGGCTCGACAACAGCCAcagatgaaaccacaacaacGTCGTCTGCAAGTACAACATTCACAACCTTTCCTACAGAGAACACCGCTATTTCCACAACAAGCTTTTCAAGCACTGCCTCAACTTCATCTACATCAACGCCGTTTACATTTGCTTCAACAAGTCCTACGTTTTCCGCAACAATATCTTCCCAGACTATGTCTCCCTCTCTAACTACATCATCAACAGCTTTAACGACAACAGAAACCTCAACATCAGATTCTTTCACCACAATCCCTTTTGTAGCAACATCTAATACACCACCCACTAGCACAATTGAAACTAGCACTGCTTTTACCTCAGCAAAAACTTCTACTTCATCAGCAAGTGCTTCCACTGCATCTACCAGCACTTCAGCGCAAACAACAATTACATTTGGCTCGACAACAGCCAcagatgaaaccacaacaacGTTGTCTGCAAGTACAACATTCACAACCTTTCCTACAGAGACCACCGCTATTTCCACAACAAGCTTTTCAAGCACTGCCTCAACTTCATCTACATCAACGCCGTTTAAATTTGCTTCAACAAGTCCTACGTTTTCCGCAACAATATCTTCCCAGACTACGTCTCCCTCTCTAACTACATCATCAACAGCTTTAACCACAACAGAAACCTCAACAGATTCTTTCACCTCAACCCCTTTTGTAGCAACATCTACAACACCACCCACTAGCACAATTGAAACCAGCACTGCTTTTACCTCAGCAAAAACTTCTACTTCATCAACAAGTGCTTCCACTGCATCTACCAGCACTTCAGCGCAAACAACTATTACATTTGGCTCGACAACAGCCAcagatgaaaccacaacaacGTCGTCTGCAAGTACAACATTCACAACCTTTCCTACAGAGAACACCGCTATTTCCACAACAAGCTTTTCAAGCACTGCCTCAACTTCATCTACATCAACGCCGTTTACATTTGCTTTAACAAGTCCTACGTTTTCCGCAACAATATCTTCCCAGACTACGTCTCCCTCTCTAACTACATCATCAACAGCTTTAACCACAACAGAAACCTCAACATCAGATTCTTTCACCACAACCCCTTTTGTAGCAACATCTACAACACCACCCACTAGCATAATTGAAACTAGCACTGCTTTTACCTCAGCAAAAACTTCTACTTCATCAGCAAGTGCTTCCACTGCATCTACCAGCACTTCAGCGCAAACAACAATTACATTTGGCTCGACAACAGCCAcagatgaaaccacaacaacGTCGTCTGCAAGTACAACATTCACAACCTTTCCTACAGAGACCACCGCTATTTCCACAACAAGCTTTTCAAGCACTGCCTCAACTTCATCTACATCAACGCCGCTTACATTTGCTTCAACAAGTCCTACGTTTTCCGCAACAATATCTTCCCAGACTACGTCTCCCTCTCTAACTACATCATCAACAGCTTTAACGACAACAGAAACCTCAACAACAGATTCTTTCACCACAACCCCTTTTGTAGCAACATCTACAACACCACCCACTAGCACAATTGAAACCAGCCCTGCTTTTACCTCAGCAAAAACTTCTACTTCATCAGCAAGTGCTTCCACTGCTTCTACCAGCACTTCAGCGCAAACAACAATTACATTTGGCTCGACAACAGCCAcagatgaaaccacaacaacGTCGTCTGCAAGTACAACATTCACAACCTTTCCTACAGAGACCACCGCTATTTCCACAACAAGCTTTTCAAGCACTGTCTCAACTTCATCTACATCAACGCCATTTACATTGGCTTCAACAAGTCCTACGTTTTCCGCAACAATATCTTCCAAGACTACGTCTCCCTCTCTAACTACATCATCAACAGCTTTAACCACAACAGAAACCTCAACAGATTCTTTCACCTCAACCCCTTTTGTAGCAACATCTACAACACCACCCACTAGCACAATTGAAACCAGCACTGCTTTTACCTCAGCAAAAACTTCTACTTCATCAACAAGTGCTTCCACTGCATCTACCAGCACTTCAGCGCAAACAACTATTACATTTGGCTCGACAACAGCCAcagatgaaaccacaacaacGTCGTCTGCAAGTACAACATTCACAACCTTTCCTACAGAGAACACCGCTATTTCCACAACAAGCTTTTCAAGCACTGCCTCAACTTCATCTACATCAACGCCGTTTACATTTGCTTCAACAAGTCCTACGTTTTCCGCAACAATATCTTCCCAGACTACGTCTCCCTCTCTAACTACATCATCAACAGCTTTAACCACAACAGAAACCTCAACATCAGATTCTTTCACCACAATCCCTTTTGTAGCAACATCTAATACACCACCCACTAGCACAATTGAAACTAGCACTGCTTTTACCTCAGCAAAAACTTCTACTTCATCAGCAAGTGCTTCCACTGCATCTACCAGCACTTCAGCGCAAACAACAATTACATTTGGCTCGACAACAGCCAcagatgaaaccacaacaacGTCGTCTGCAAGTACAACATTCACAACCTTTCCTACAGAGACCACCGCTATTTCCACAACAAGCTTTTCAAGCACTGCCTCAACTTCATCTACATCAACGCCGTTTAAATTTGCTTCAACAAGTCCTACGTTTTCCGCAACAATATCTTCCCAGACTACGTCTCCCTCTCTAACTACATCATCAACAGCTTTAACCACAACAGAAACCTCAACATCAGATTCTTTCACCACAACCCCTTTTGTAGCAACATCTACAACACCACCCACTAGCACAATTGAAACCAGCACTGCTTTTACCTCAGCAAAAACTTCTACTTCATCAGCAAGTGCTTCCACTGCATCTACCAGCACTTCAGCGCAAACAACAATTACATTTGGCTCGACAACAGCCAcagatgaaaccacaacaacGTCGTCTGCAAGTACAACATTCACAACCTTTCCTACAGAGACCACCGCTATTTCCACAACAAGCTTTTCAAGCACTGCCTCAACTTCATCTACATCAACGCCGCTTACATTTGCTTCAACAAGTCCTACGTTTTCCGCAACAATATCTTCCCAGACTACGTCTCCCTCTCTAACTACATCAACAGCTTTAACGACAACAGAAACCTCAACAACAGATTCTTTCACCACAACCACTTTTGTAGCAACATCTACAACACCACCCACTAGCACAATTGAAACCAGCACTGCTTTTACCTCAGCAAAAACTTCTACTTCATCAGCAAGTGCTTCCACTGCATCTACCAGCACTTCAGCGCAAACAACTATTACATTTGGCTCGACAACAGCCAcagatgaaaccacaacaacGTCGTCTGCAAGTACAACATTCACAACCTTTCCTACAGAGACCACCGCTATTTCCACAACAAGCTTTTCAAGCACTCCCTCAACTTCATCTAGATCAACGCCGTTTACATTTGCTTCAACAAGTCCTACTTTTTCCGCAACAATATCTTCCCAGACTTCGTCTCCCTCTCTAACTACATCATCAACAGCTTTAACCACAACAGAAACCTCAAAAACAGATTCTTTCACCACAACCCCTTTTGTAGCAACATCTACAACACCACCCACTAGCACAATTGAAACCAGCACTGCTTTTACCTCAGCAAAAACTTCTACTTCATCAGCAAGTGCTTCCACTGCATCTACCAGCACTTCAGCGCAAACAACAATTACATTTGGCTCGACAACAGCCAcagatgaaaccacaacaacGTCGTCTGCAAGTACAACATTCACAACCTTTCCTACAGAGACCACCGCTATTTCCACAACAAGCTTTTCAAGCACTGCCTCAACTTCATCTACATCAACGCCGTTTACATTTGCTTCAACAAGTCCTACGTTTTCCGCAACAATATCTTCCCAGACTACGTCTCCCTCTCTAACTACATCATCAACAGCTTTAACGACAACAGAAACCTCAACAACAGATTCTTTCACCTACAACCCCTTTT ACCACCGCTATTTCCACAACAAGCTTTTCAAGCACTGCCTCAACTTCATCTACATCAACGCCGTTTACATTTGCTTCAACAAGTCCTACGTTTTCCGCAACAATATCTTCCCAGACTACGTCTCCCTCTCTAACTACATCATCAACAGCTTTAACCACAACAGAAACCTCAACATCAGATTCTTTCACCACAACCCCTTTT ACCACCGCTATTTCCACAACAAGCTTTTCAAGCACTGCCTCAACTTCATCTACATCAACGCCGCTTACATTTGCTTCAACAAGTCCTACGTTTTCCGCAACAATATCTTCCCAGACTACGTCTCCCTCTCTAACTACATCATCAACAGCTTTAACGACAACAGAAACCTCAACAACAGATTCTTTCACCACAACCCCTTTT CCACAGAGGAAACCACAACAACGTCGTCTGCAAGTACAACATTCACAACCTTTCCTACAGAGACCACCGCTATTTCCACAACAAGCTTTTCAAGCACTGCCTCAACTTCATCTACATCAACGCCGCTTACATTTGCTTCAACAAGTCCTACGTTTTCCGCAACAATATCTTCCCAGACTACGTCTCCCTCTCTAACTACATCATCAACAGCTTTAACGACAACAGAAACCTCAACAACAGATTCTTTCACCACAACCCCTTTTGTAGCAACATCTACAACACCACCCACTAGCCACAATTGA